The proteins below are encoded in one region of Mus caroli chromosome 10, CAROLI_EIJ_v1.1, whole genome shotgun sequence:
- the Hnrnph3 gene encoding heterogeneous nuclear ribonucleoprotein H3 isoform X3: protein MYDRMRRGGDGYDGGYGGFEDYGSYNNYGYGNDGFDDRMRDGRGMGGHGYGGAGDASSGFHGGHFVHMRGLPFRATENDIANFFSPLNPIRVHIDIGADGRATGEADVEFVTHEDAVAAMSKDKNNMQHRYIELFLNSTPGGGSGMGGSGMGGYGRDGMDNQGGYGSVGRMGMGNNYSGGYGTPDGLGGYGRGGGGSGGYYGQGGMSGGGWRGMY from the exons ATGTATGACAGAATGCGACGAGGAGGTGATGGATATGATGGTG GCTATGGAGGTTTTGAGGACTATGGTAGCTATAATAATTATGGCTATGGAAACGATGGCTTTGATGACAGGATGCGGGATGGAAGAG GCATGGGAGGACATGGCTATGGTGGAGCCGGTGATGCAAGTTCAGGTTTCCATGGTGGTCATTTTGTGCACATGAGAGGGCTGCCTTTTCGTGCGACTGAGAATGATATTGCTAAT TTCTTCTCACCGCTCAATCCCATACGTGTTCATATTGACATTGGAGCCGATGGCAGAGCAACAGGCGAGGCAGATGTAGAGTTTGTGACACATGAAGATGCAGTGGCTGCCATGTCTAAAGATAAAAACAACATGC agcATCGATACATTGAACTCTTCTTGAATTCCACCCCTGGAGGTGGCTCTGGAATGGGAGGTTCTGGAATGGGAGGCTATGGCAGAGATGGAATGG ATAATCAAGGAGGATACGGGTCTGTTGGGAGAATGGGGATGGGGAACAACTACAGCGGAGGCTACGGCACTCCTGATGGCTTGGGAGGCTATG GTCGTGGTGGTGGAGGCAGTGGAGGTTACTATGGGCAAGGTGGAATGAGTGGAGGTGGATGGCGTGGGATGTACTGA
- the Rufy2 gene encoding RUN and FYVE domain-containing protein 2 isoform X2 — MAKLSIKGLIESALSFGRTLDSDYPPLQQFFVVMEHCLKHGLKVRKSFLSYNKTIWGPLELVEKLYPEAEEIGASVRDLPGLKTPLGRARAWLRLALMQKKMADYLRCLIIQRELLSEFYEYHALMMEEEGAVIVGLLVGLNVIDANLCVKGEDLDSQVGVIDFSMYLKNEEEIGNKERNVQIAAILDQKNYVEELNRQLNSTVSSLHSRVDSLEKSNTKLIEELAIAKNNIIKLQEENHQLRSENELILMRTRQHLEVTKVDVETELQTYKHSRQGLDEMYNDARRQLRDESQLRQDVENELSVQVGMKHEMELAMKLLEKDIHEKQDTLIGLRQQLEEVKAINIEMYQKLQGSEDGLKEKNEIIARLEEKTNKITTAMRQLEQRLQQAEKAQKEAEAEDEKYAQECLSQSDSLQRQISQKEQQLVQLETDLKIEKEWRQTLQEDLQKEKDVLSHLRHETQKVISLKKEFLNLQDENQQLKRIYQEQEQALQDLGSKLCESKLKIDDIKEANKALQGLVWLKDKDATHCKLCEKEFSLSKRKHHCRNCGEIFCNACSDNELPLPSSPKPVRVCDSCHAMLIQRCSSNMP, encoded by the exons tgagaaAATCATTTTTGAGCTATAACAAAACTATTTGGGGCCCCCTGGAACTGGTGGAGAAGCTGTACCCAGAAGCAGAGGAGATCGGAGCGAGTGTCCGGGACTTGCCTGGGCTTAA GACTCCCCTTGGCCGTGCTAGAGCGTGGCTCCGATTAGCCCTCATGCAGAAAAAAATGGCCGATTACCTGCGTTGCTTAATTATCCAGAGGGAGCTCCTGAG TGAGTTCTATGAGTACCACGCActgatgatggaggaggagggagccgTGATTGTCGGGCTGCTGGTCGGCCTGAACGTGATTGATGCCAATCTGTGTGTGAAGGGAGAGGACCTAGACTCCCAG GTTGGGGTGATTGATTTCTCCATGTACTTAAAGAATGAAGAGGAGATCGGAAACAAGGAAAG GAACGTTCAAATCGCTGCCATCTTAGACCAAAAGAATTATGTTGAAGAGCTAAACAGACAACTCAA CAGCACAGTCAGCAGCCTCCATTCAAGAGTGGACTCGTTAGAAAAGTCAAACACTAAGCTGATCGAAGAG TTAGCAATAGCGAAGAATAATATCATAAAGCTCCAAGAAGAAAACCATCAATTGCGAAGTGAAAATGAGCTGATCTTAATGAGAACTCGGCAGCACCTGGAG GTTACCAAAGTGGATGTAGAAACGGAGCTTCAAACATACAAGCATTCCCGGCAAGGCCTAGACGAGATGTATAACGACGCCAGGAGGCAGCTTCGAGACGAGTCGCAGCTCCGACAG gatgtggagaatgagCTATCAGTACAAGTTGGCATGAAGCATGAGATGGAGCTGGCCATGAAGCTGTTGGAGAAAGACATTCACGAGAAACAAGACACTCTCATAGGCCTTCGGCAACAGCTGGAAGAAGTCAAAGCAATCAACATTGAGATGTATCAAAAGCTGCAG GGCTCTGAAGAtggcttgaaagaaaaaaatgaaataattgccCGACTAGAAGAAAAGACCAATAAGATCACTACAGCCATGAGGCAGCTGGAGCAAAG ATTGCAGCAAGCAGAGAAGGCGCAAAAGGAAGCAGAAGCCGAGGATGAGAAATACGCCCAGGAGTGTCTGAGCCAATCCGACAGTCTGCAGAGACAGATCTCACAGAAGGAGCAACAGCT GGTGCAGCTGGAAACGGACTTGAAGATCGAGAAGGAATGGAGACAGACTTTGCAAGAAGatcttcaaaaggaaaaagatgtcCTATCTCATCTTAGACACGAAACCCAAAAAGTCATAAGTCTTAAAAAA GAGTTTCTTAACCTCCAGGATGAAAATCAGCAGTTGAAAAGGATTTATCAGGAACAAGAACAGGCTTTGCAAGACCTTGGCAGCAAACTCTGCGA ATCGAAACTTAAAATAGACGATATAAAAGAAGCCAACAAAGCGCTCCAG GGACTGGTCTGGTTAAAAGACAAAGATGCAACCCACTGTAAGCTTTGTGAGAAGGAATTTTCACTCTCCAAAAGAAAG CACCACTGTAGAAACTGCGGGGAAATTTTCTGTAATGCCTGCTCTGACAACGAACTGCCTTTGCCTTCTTCACCAAAGCCAGTGCGGGTCTGTGATTCATGCCATGCAATGCTCATTCAGAGATGCTCCTCTAACATGCCATGA
- the Hnrnph3 gene encoding heterogeneous nuclear ribonucleoprotein H3 isoform X4: MRDGRGMGGHGYGGAGDASSGFHGGHFVHMRGLPFRATENDIANFFSPLNPIRVHIDIGADGRATGEADVEFVTHEDAVAAMSKDKNNMQHRYIELFLNSTPGGGSGMGGSGMGGYGRDGMDNQGGYGSVGRMGMGNNYSGGYGTPDGLGGYGRGGGGSGGYYGQGGMSGGGWRGMY; this comes from the exons ATGCGGGATGGAAGAG GCATGGGAGGACATGGCTATGGTGGAGCCGGTGATGCAAGTTCAGGTTTCCATGGTGGTCATTTTGTGCACATGAGAGGGCTGCCTTTTCGTGCGACTGAGAATGATATTGCTAAT TTCTTCTCACCGCTCAATCCCATACGTGTTCATATTGACATTGGAGCCGATGGCAGAGCAACAGGCGAGGCAGATGTAGAGTTTGTGACACATGAAGATGCAGTGGCTGCCATGTCTAAAGATAAAAACAACATGC agcATCGATACATTGAACTCTTCTTGAATTCCACCCCTGGAGGTGGCTCTGGAATGGGAGGTTCTGGAATGGGAGGCTATGGCAGAGATGGAATGG ATAATCAAGGAGGATACGGGTCTGTTGGGAGAATGGGGATGGGGAACAACTACAGCGGAGGCTACGGCACTCCTGATGGCTTGGGAGGCTATG GTCGTGGTGGTGGAGGCAGTGGAGGTTACTATGGGCAAGGTGGAATGAGTGGAGGTGGATGGCGTGGGATGTACTGA
- the Rufy2 gene encoding RUN and FYVE domain-containing protein 2 isoform X1 encodes MLATKDPTAVERANLLNMAKLSIKGLIESALSFGRTLDSDYPPLQQFFVVMEHCLKHGLKVRKSFLSYNKTIWGPLELVEKLYPEAEEIGASVRDLPGLKTPLGRARAWLRLALMQKKMADYLRCLIIQRELLSEFYEYHALMMEEEGAVIVGLLVGLNVIDANLCVKGEDLDSQVGVIDFSMYLKNEEEIGNKERNVQIAAILDQKNYVEELNRQLNSTVSSLHSRVDSLEKSNTKLIEELAIAKNNIIKLQEENHQLRSENELILMRTRQHLEVTKVDVETELQTYKHSRQGLDEMYNDARRQLRDESQLRQDVENELSVQVGMKHEMELAMKLLEKDIHEKQDTLIGLRQQLEEVKAINIEMYQKLQGSEDGLKEKNEIIARLEEKTNKITTAMRQLEQRLQQAEKAQKEAEAEDEKYAQECLSQSDSLQRQISQKEQQLVQLETDLKIEKEWRQTLQEDLQKEKDVLSHLRHETQKVISLKKEFLNLQDENQQLKRIYQEQEQALQDLGSKLCESKLKIDDIKEANKALQGLVWLKDKDATHCKLCEKEFSLSKRKHHCRNCGEIFCNACSDNELPLPSSPKPVRVCDSCHAMLIQRCSSNMP; translated from the exons tgagaaAATCATTTTTGAGCTATAACAAAACTATTTGGGGCCCCCTGGAACTGGTGGAGAAGCTGTACCCAGAAGCAGAGGAGATCGGAGCGAGTGTCCGGGACTTGCCTGGGCTTAA GACTCCCCTTGGCCGTGCTAGAGCGTGGCTCCGATTAGCCCTCATGCAGAAAAAAATGGCCGATTACCTGCGTTGCTTAATTATCCAGAGGGAGCTCCTGAG TGAGTTCTATGAGTACCACGCActgatgatggaggaggagggagccgTGATTGTCGGGCTGCTGGTCGGCCTGAACGTGATTGATGCCAATCTGTGTGTGAAGGGAGAGGACCTAGACTCCCAG GTTGGGGTGATTGATTTCTCCATGTACTTAAAGAATGAAGAGGAGATCGGAAACAAGGAAAG GAACGTTCAAATCGCTGCCATCTTAGACCAAAAGAATTATGTTGAAGAGCTAAACAGACAACTCAA CAGCACAGTCAGCAGCCTCCATTCAAGAGTGGACTCGTTAGAAAAGTCAAACACTAAGCTGATCGAAGAG TTAGCAATAGCGAAGAATAATATCATAAAGCTCCAAGAAGAAAACCATCAATTGCGAAGTGAAAATGAGCTGATCTTAATGAGAACTCGGCAGCACCTGGAG GTTACCAAAGTGGATGTAGAAACGGAGCTTCAAACATACAAGCATTCCCGGCAAGGCCTAGACGAGATGTATAACGACGCCAGGAGGCAGCTTCGAGACGAGTCGCAGCTCCGACAG gatgtggagaatgagCTATCAGTACAAGTTGGCATGAAGCATGAGATGGAGCTGGCCATGAAGCTGTTGGAGAAAGACATTCACGAGAAACAAGACACTCTCATAGGCCTTCGGCAACAGCTGGAAGAAGTCAAAGCAATCAACATTGAGATGTATCAAAAGCTGCAG GGCTCTGAAGAtggcttgaaagaaaaaaatgaaataattgccCGACTAGAAGAAAAGACCAATAAGATCACTACAGCCATGAGGCAGCTGGAGCAAAG ATTGCAGCAAGCAGAGAAGGCGCAAAAGGAAGCAGAAGCCGAGGATGAGAAATACGCCCAGGAGTGTCTGAGCCAATCCGACAGTCTGCAGAGACAGATCTCACAGAAGGAGCAACAGCT GGTGCAGCTGGAAACGGACTTGAAGATCGAGAAGGAATGGAGACAGACTTTGCAAGAAGatcttcaaaaggaaaaagatgtcCTATCTCATCTTAGACACGAAACCCAAAAAGTCATAAGTCTTAAAAAA GAGTTTCTTAACCTCCAGGATGAAAATCAGCAGTTGAAAAGGATTTATCAGGAACAAGAACAGGCTTTGCAAGACCTTGGCAGCAAACTCTGCGA ATCGAAACTTAAAATAGACGATATAAAAGAAGCCAACAAAGCGCTCCAG GGACTGGTCTGGTTAAAAGACAAAGATGCAACCCACTGTAAGCTTTGTGAGAAGGAATTTTCACTCTCCAAAAGAAAG CACCACTGTAGAAACTGCGGGGAAATTTTCTGTAATGCCTGCTCTGACAACGAACTGCCTTTGCCTTCTTCACCAAAGCCAGTGCGGGTCTGTGATTCATGCCATGCAATGCTCATTCAGAGATGCTCCTCTAACATGCCATGA
- the Rufy2 gene encoding RUN and FYVE domain-containing protein 2 isoform X3, with translation MATKDPTAVERANLLNMAKLSIKGLIESALSFGRTLDSDYPPLQQFFVVMEHCLKHGLKVRKSFLSYNKTIWGPLELVEKLYPEAEEIGASVRDLPGLKTPLGRARAWLRLALMQKKMADYLRCLIIQRELLSEFYEYHALMMEEEGAVIVGLLVGLNVIDANLCVKGEDLDSQVGVIDFSMYLKNEEEIGNKERNVQIAAILDQKNYVEELNRQLNSTVSSLHSRVDSLEKSNTKLIEELAIAKNNIIKLQEENHQLRSENELILMRTRQHLEVTKVDVETELQTYKHSRQGLDEMYNDARRQLRDESQLRQDVENELSVQVGMKHEMELAMKLLEKDIHEKQDTLIGLRQQLEEVKAINIEMYQKLQGSEDGLKEKNEIIARLEEKTNKITTAMRQLEQRLQQAEKAQKEAEAEDEKYAQECLSQSDSLQRQISQKEQQLVQLETDLKIEKEWRQTLQEDLQKEKDVLSHLRHETQKVISLKKEFLNLQDENQQLKRIYQEQEQALQDLGSKLCESKLKIDDIKEANKALQGLVWLKDKDATHCKLCEKEFSLSKRKHHCRNCGEIFCNACSDNELPLPSSPKPVRVCDSCHAMLIQRCSSNMP, from the exons tgagaaAATCATTTTTGAGCTATAACAAAACTATTTGGGGCCCCCTGGAACTGGTGGAGAAGCTGTACCCAGAAGCAGAGGAGATCGGAGCGAGTGTCCGGGACTTGCCTGGGCTTAA GACTCCCCTTGGCCGTGCTAGAGCGTGGCTCCGATTAGCCCTCATGCAGAAAAAAATGGCCGATTACCTGCGTTGCTTAATTATCCAGAGGGAGCTCCTGAG TGAGTTCTATGAGTACCACGCActgatgatggaggaggagggagccgTGATTGTCGGGCTGCTGGTCGGCCTGAACGTGATTGATGCCAATCTGTGTGTGAAGGGAGAGGACCTAGACTCCCAG GTTGGGGTGATTGATTTCTCCATGTACTTAAAGAATGAAGAGGAGATCGGAAACAAGGAAAG GAACGTTCAAATCGCTGCCATCTTAGACCAAAAGAATTATGTTGAAGAGCTAAACAGACAACTCAA CAGCACAGTCAGCAGCCTCCATTCAAGAGTGGACTCGTTAGAAAAGTCAAACACTAAGCTGATCGAAGAG TTAGCAATAGCGAAGAATAATATCATAAAGCTCCAAGAAGAAAACCATCAATTGCGAAGTGAAAATGAGCTGATCTTAATGAGAACTCGGCAGCACCTGGAG GTTACCAAAGTGGATGTAGAAACGGAGCTTCAAACATACAAGCATTCCCGGCAAGGCCTAGACGAGATGTATAACGACGCCAGGAGGCAGCTTCGAGACGAGTCGCAGCTCCGACAG gatgtggagaatgagCTATCAGTACAAGTTGGCATGAAGCATGAGATGGAGCTGGCCATGAAGCTGTTGGAGAAAGACATTCACGAGAAACAAGACACTCTCATAGGCCTTCGGCAACAGCTGGAAGAAGTCAAAGCAATCAACATTGAGATGTATCAAAAGCTGCAG GGCTCTGAAGAtggcttgaaagaaaaaaatgaaataattgccCGACTAGAAGAAAAGACCAATAAGATCACTACAGCCATGAGGCAGCTGGAGCAAAG ATTGCAGCAAGCAGAGAAGGCGCAAAAGGAAGCAGAAGCCGAGGATGAGAAATACGCCCAGGAGTGTCTGAGCCAATCCGACAGTCTGCAGAGACAGATCTCACAGAAGGAGCAACAGCT GGTGCAGCTGGAAACGGACTTGAAGATCGAGAAGGAATGGAGACAGACTTTGCAAGAAGatcttcaaaaggaaaaagatgtcCTATCTCATCTTAGACACGAAACCCAAAAAGTCATAAGTCTTAAAAAA GAGTTTCTTAACCTCCAGGATGAAAATCAGCAGTTGAAAAGGATTTATCAGGAACAAGAACAGGCTTTGCAAGACCTTGGCAGCAAACTCTGCGA ATCGAAACTTAAAATAGACGATATAAAAGAAGCCAACAAAGCGCTCCAG GGACTGGTCTGGTTAAAAGACAAAGATGCAACCCACTGTAAGCTTTGTGAGAAGGAATTTTCACTCTCCAAAAGAAAG CACCACTGTAGAAACTGCGGGGAAATTTTCTGTAATGCCTGCTCTGACAACGAACTGCCTTTGCCTTCTTCACCAAAGCCAGTGCGGGTCTGTGATTCATGCCATGCAATGCTCATTCAGAGATGCTCCTCTAACATGCCATGA